A region of Octopus sinensis unplaced genomic scaffold, ASM634580v1 Contig19108, whole genome shotgun sequence DNA encodes the following proteins:
- the LOC115231991 gene encoding neurogenic locus notch homolog protein 2-like, translating to MVLCAKIHCERTNCKYHQKCFSGEICKNGGFCIDNTNLCLCPPGFTGPQCQNDINECSHVVPRCKNNGICHNTHGGFTCECQNGFHGTLCEIPKSLCHENYCLFNGLCTEQDQVPVCHCQPGRIGHRCQNIDTCSESKSHCPINTICSLNLSENKVECLPLVKNQLEGNQLVPTTTVPCLDCKNGICLNGKCLCNSNYYGKSCEYSQDLSKTRCENGGVFLTTRNRCLCPIGFVAQINKSDRICMKGYKGEDCSVQIDNCSPNPCQNNGTCINHVNSFTCQCLSQYTGLHCEQIEQKYSKSSFPIGFRGENYKKSILGKCLVNPCENGGVCISQNLSHFGNLAIKNKFHCFCVPGTRGILCEQFAFDLCLSNPCKNEGTCVQISPTKTVCKCRPFFFGRYCEASTVDCRFADCFMPWTEKCVFTSNSKKTTCICHEGYSGNQCSFRNQDCPTGSCDFCPLHCQNRGKCRTNFDGHSFCDCPQNYYGELY from the exons ATGGTTTTATGCGCGAAAATCCATTGTGAAA GAACTAACTGTAAATATCACCAAAAATGCTTTTCTGGCGAAATATGCAAAAATGGAGGATTTTGCATTGACAATACAAACCTGTGCCTGTGTCCCCCAGGCTTTACAGGTCCTCAATGTCAAAATGACATCAACGAATGTTCTCACGTGGTACCACGCTGCAAGAATAATGGGATTTGCCATAATACTCACGGAGGCTTTACCTGTGAATGTCAAAATGGATTCCATGGAACATTATGTGAAATTCCAAAATCATTGTGCCACGAAAACTACTGTCTTTTCAATGGGTTATGTACAGAACAAGATCAAGTTCCGGTTTGTCACTGCCAGCCAGGCCGAATTGGGCATCGCTGCCAAAATATAGACACATGTTCGGAATCAAAGAGCCATTGCCCTATAAATACAATCTGCTCTTTAAATTTGAGTGAAAATAAGGTCGAGTGTCTTCCATTGGTTAAAAATCAACTCGAAGGAAACCAACTAGTCCCAACCACGACGGTCCCTTGCCTTGACTGTAAAAACGGAATCTGTTTGAACGGAAAATGTCTTTGCAACTCGAATTATTACGGCAAGAGCTGTGAATACAGTCAGGACCTGTCCAAAACTCGTTGTGAGAATGGAGGGGTATTCCTGACTACAAGAAATAGATGTCTATGCCCTATAGGATTTGTAG CACAAATCAACAAATCTGATCGGATTTGTATGAAAGGCTATAAAGGAGAGGATTGCTCAGTACAAATCGACAACTGCAGCCCCAATCCTTGTCAAAATAACGGAACATGCATAAATCATGTCAATTCCTTTACTTGTCAATGTCTCTCTCAGTATACTGGTCTTCACTGCGAACAAATAGAACAAAAATACTCAAAAAGTTCATTTCCCATAGGATTCAGAGGAGAAAACTACAAAAAATCCATTTTGGGGAAATGTCTGGTCAACCCCTGCGAGAACGGGGGAGTGTGTATTTCCCAAAATTTGTCACATTTTGGAAATTTGGCCATAAAAAACAAATTCCACTGTTTTTGTGTTCCCGGAACACGTGGAATATTATGTGAACAATTCGCTTTTGATCTGTGTCTGTCCAATCCTTGCAAAAACGAAGGAACTTGTGTCCAAATATCACCTACAAAAACCGTCTGCAAATGTCGACCCTTTTTCTTTGGACGATACTGCGAGGCCTCCACAGTCGACTGTCGATTTGCTGACTGTTTCATGCCATGGACAGAAAAATGTGTTTTTACATCAAATTCAAAAAAAACTACGTGTATTTGTCATGAAGGATATTCTGGAAATCAGTGTTCTTTCCGTAACCAAGATTGTCCGACGGGGAGTTGTGATTTTTGTCCTCTTCACTGTCAAAATAGGGGGAAATGTCGGACAAATTTCGATGGACATTCGTTTTGTGACTGCCCCCAAAATTATTATGGAGAATTGTATTAA
- the LOC115231994 gene encoding uncharacterized protein LOC115231994, which produces MGTPGNGEPTYATNHLLFIDDIKLFSHHSDSIVMMIKEVDLFFDAAGLERNFEKSATNVKLLSGKAWFLDGLDGYQYLGVLEDKNSNVLKEEIMNKIYKEASTRIENLTKTDLNSVNLFKGINEYALSLYNYYIGLIDVEPGEFEQIDKNIRRILMDRRIHFQHANKERLYLPRNKFGRSLESVSNKAERMLLQFYNDLEHKANYCLRREGILRVINSKKTHMATIVEFISRKYNIEIAKDLTMSTLMEIQHEYLLKEIEKKQMHSILFQCLKDTEVNVCESSGWLVNGNHSPMTEGRLCLLQDRNMFFDNGENKCTHCNSARKTVDHLATRCGRMLNSSYLRRHNEVVRCIHLHLCRQYGIRKTKRLKTHSVQSVVSNEFVEIRVDTTISTDTAVANNKPDIFVHDKVRNTITLIEVGVTSQNCLKQVEVEKFHKYDLLANELEAIHRAKVKVIPVVMTWDGIVSRFFKGHLDVLKLEERVRAYIQTVVLRKTLESMQAEERHGISIPSEEKAETECQPRAALECGVCFDENTPIRSLDYGPKKRRLS; this is translated from the coding sequence ATGGGGACTCCAGGAAATGGGGAACCCACTTATGCAACTAATCACCTCCTCTTTATTGATGATATAAAACTGTTCTCTCACCATAGTGATTCTATAGTTATGATGATAAAAGAAGTGGATTTGTTTTTTGATGCAGCTGGGCTggagagaaattttgaaaaatccgCAACAAATGTGAAGTTATTGTCTGGCAAAGCCTGGTTCCTTGATGGATTGGATGGATATCAATATTTGGGAGTCCTTGAGGATAAGAACAGTAATGTCCTTAAAGaagaaattatgaataaaatCTATAAAGAAGCATCTACTCGTATTGAAAATTTGACAAAAACTGATTTAAACTCAGTTAACCTGTTTAAAGGGATAAATGAATATGCACTCTCACTTTATAACTATTACATTGGATTGATTGATGTGGAGCCTGGAGAATTTGAGCAGATTGATAAAAATATTCGCCGAATTCTTATGGACAGACGTATACATTTCCAACACGCAAACAAAGAAAGATTGTATCTACCAAGAAATAAATTTGGAAGAAGCCTGGAGTCTGTCAGTAATAAAGCTGAACGGATGCTCCTCCAATTTTATAATGACTTAGAACATAAGGCAAATTACTGCCTGAGAAGAGAAGGAATTCTACGGGTCATTAATTCAAAGAAAACCCACATGGCCACTATCGTAGAATTCATTTCCAGAAAGTACAACATTGAGATTGCAAAGGATTTGACAATGTCGACATTGATGGAAATACAGCATGAATATCTgcttaaagaaattgaaaagaagcagATGCACTCTATCTTATTTCAATGTCTGAAAGACACGGAAGTAAATGTTTGTGAATCTTCTGGATGGTTGGTTAATGGAAATCATTCCCCCATGACTGAAGGGAGACTGTGTCTACTTCAGGACCGCAACATGTTTTTtgataatggagaaaataagtgCACGCATTGTAACTCGGCAAGAAAAACAGTTGATCACCTTGCAACTAGGTGCGGGAGAATGCTGAATAGCTCATATCTCAGACGGCATAACGAAGTAGTCAGATGTATTCACTTACATCTCTGTCGTCAATATGGAATAAGGAAAACTAAGAGACTAAAGACACACTCAGTTCAATCTGTTGTTAGCAATGAATTTGTGGAGATTCGTGTGGATACTACGATTAGTACGGATACAGCTGTGGCGAATAACAAACCTGATATATTTGTCCATGATAAAGTGAGGAATACAATCACCCTTATCGAAGTTGGGGTTACTTCGCAAAATTGCCTAAAGCAGGTCGAAGTTGAGAAGTTCCACAAATATGACTTATTGGCAAATGAACTTGAAGCAATTCATCGCGCAAAAGTGAAAGTAATCCCTGTTGTAATGACCTGGGATGGAATTGTCTCAAGATTTTTCAAGGGTCATCTTGATGTCCTCAagctggaagaaagagtgagagcatATATTCAGACAGTGGTTCTGAGGAAGACATTGGAGAGCATGCAGGCTGAAGAGAGGCATGGTATATCGATACCTAGTGAGGAGAAAGCTGAAACGGAATGTCAACCAAGGGCAGCCTTAGAATGTGGAGTGTGCTTCGACGAGAACACACCCATACGGTCACTGGATTATGGGCCCAAAAAGAGAAGATtaagctaa